One window from the genome of Candidatus Synechococcus calcipolaris G9 encodes:
- a CDS encoding DoxX family protein — protein sequence MTQRFGQPRLRPRDIVLAYTLLRIVLGLNFFNHGFVRLGNIPGFADSMVELFREADSFLPDALVWGPALFVPIIELISGFCITLGLATRPALIAGFSLMAMLMYGITLLQNWTTATSQLVYCLVFFILLAGHGFNRISIDRMIQQRQAKTRQAAPKIDS from the coding sequence ATGACTCAACGTTTCGGTCAACCCAGATTGCGGCCACGGGATATTGTTTTAGCCTATACCCTACTGCGGATTGTCCTGGGTCTTAACTTTTTTAATCATGGTTTTGTCCGCCTGGGAAATATTCCGGGGTTTGCCGACTCCATGGTGGAACTCTTCCGAGAGGCGGATTCCTTTTTGCCCGATGCCTTGGTTTGGGGCCCTGCCCTATTTGTGCCCATCATTGAACTGATCAGTGGTTTTTGTATCACTCTGGGGTTGGCCACCCGCCCGGCCCTGATTGCGGGTTTCTCTCTGATGGCAATGTTGATGTATGGTATTACATTGTTGCAAAACTGGACAACCGCCACCAGTCAACTGGTCTATTGCCTCGTCTTTTTCATTTTGCTGGCCGGTCATGGGTTTAATCGAATATCCATTGATAGGATGATCCAACAGCGTCAAGCAAAAACCCGCCAGGCAGCACCGAAGATTGACTCCTGA
- a CDS encoding mechanosensitive ion channel domain-containing protein, producing the protein MLNVLFLITETPARIWQWLQETFNRPLFTLGTETVTLGWIVEVLVLLLLVTLAVRMIKRMLKTHVLIKLRLDTGTREAIATLMSFVIGAFGYVIVLQAVGIDLASLAVIVGGLGVGIGFGLQDVTRNLISGLILLIERKVKVGDFIEMDQIAGYISEISIRSTVIRTFQGAEVLVPNVNLADNQVTNWNYSNCHGRIDLPVGVAYGSDPVLVTEVLLNLAHSAPHVLHDPPPRVIFQGFGDSSLDFELWIWVDAIDRRIVIRSDLNFKIEYTFRQHGIEIPFPQVDLWYRNPPKLPASPNPGTEPSTDPLPSPPAFPRAPQTSLRSLLQNVSYFHCLNDLQLRSLIEMGCRKQLAKGETLFQQGERANTFCIVLGGKVAAFSENRLENVPVFVFEPGDYFGEIPLMLGVPYPTTMKAMAETVLFMLEQKGFAQLLTEHPFLGEDVAQAIAERQEILSQYQQDLSQENDTEYPNAISRLRQKLKSLLNW; encoded by the coding sequence ATGTTAAATGTCCTTTTTTTGATTACGGAAACCCCTGCTCGAATTTGGCAATGGCTCCAGGAAACCTTTAACCGACCCCTATTTACCCTAGGCACAGAAACCGTAACCCTGGGTTGGATTGTTGAAGTCTTGGTGTTGCTCCTGTTAGTAACCCTAGCAGTCCGCATGATTAAACGAATGCTGAAAACGCATGTTTTGATCAAACTCCGTTTAGATACGGGAACTCGAGAAGCGATCGCCACCTTAATGAGTTTTGTCATTGGGGCCTTTGGTTATGTGATTGTCCTCCAGGCAGTGGGCATTGATTTAGCGTCCCTAGCGGTGATTGTGGGGGGTCTAGGAGTAGGGATTGGTTTTGGTCTACAGGACGTAACCCGTAACCTGATCAGTGGACTGATTCTGTTAATTGAGCGGAAAGTCAAAGTCGGTGATTTTATTGAAATGGATCAGATTGCCGGCTACATTTCCGAGATTTCGATTCGTTCCACCGTCATTCGTACTTTTCAGGGGGCTGAGGTTCTCGTTCCCAATGTGAATCTAGCGGATAATCAAGTCACCAACTGGAACTACAGTAATTGTCATGGACGCATTGATCTTCCCGTTGGTGTGGCCTACGGCAGTGATCCGGTGCTAGTGACGGAAGTCCTCCTCAATCTGGCCCATTCTGCTCCCCATGTCTTACATGATCCGCCACCACGGGTTATTTTCCAAGGCTTTGGTGACTCCTCCCTGGATTTTGAACTGTGGATTTGGGTGGATGCCATCGATCGCCGCATTGTGATTAGAAGTGATTTGAATTTCAAAATTGAGTACACTTTTCGTCAACATGGAATTGAAATTCCCTTTCCTCAGGTGGATCTGTGGTACCGGAACCCACCCAAATTACCTGCCTCCCCCAACCCAGGAACAGAACCATCAACGGATCCATTACCGTCACCTCCAGCCTTTCCCCGGGCCCCCCAGACCAGTTTACGGAGCTTACTACAAAACGTTAGCTATTTTCATTGCTTAAATGATTTACAACTTCGCTCCCTGATTGAAATGGGCTGCCGTAAGCAGTTAGCCAAGGGAGAAACGCTATTTCAGCAGGGGGAACGGGCCAATACGTTTTGTATTGTCCTTGGGGGTAAAGTGGCGGCATTCTCGGAAAATCGTCTCGAAAATGTGCCCGTGTTTGTCTTTGAACCGGGGGATTACTTTGGCGAAATTCCGCTGATGTTAGGGGTTCCCTATCCGACCACCATGAAAGCCATGGCCGAAACGGTGCTATTTATGCTTGAGCAAAAAGGATTTGCCCAACTGCTCACGGAGCATCCCTTCCTTGGGGAGGATGTTGCCCAGGCGATCGCCGAGCGGCAAGAGATTCTATCTCAGTATCAACAGGATTTAAGCCAAGAAAATGATACGGAGTATCCCAACGCCATTTCCCGACTACGGCAAAAGCTAAAGAGCTTACTCAATTGGTAA
- a CDS encoding ABC transporter ATP-binding protein — protein MVATAIATSTILQVEQVSKAFGDFQALTSVSLDLQRGEILGLLGPSGCGKTTLLRLIAGLERPDSGRMIMGDRIISDTHTYIPPEHRRLGMVFQDFALFPHLTIAQNIAFGLQQQRLKPSIIREQVAAVLGLVRLQGLEKRYPHELSGGQQQRVALARALAPQPDLILLDEPLSNLDAQVRLELREELRAILKRAGITTIFVTHDQEEALSMSDRLAVMRQGKVEQLGTPEDIYRYPASRFVAGFVSQANFIPAAVEGDLLQTDVGAFCLLTEAPGQRGEVMIREEDMVLEANEETGLIIADRQFLGREYRYCLATPSGQELHARLPVEFSFPVGTSVQISAAADAVRFFPVD, from the coding sequence ATGGTGGCCACCGCGATCGCAACATCCACAATCCTGCAAGTAGAGCAGGTTAGTAAAGCCTTTGGTGATTTCCAAGCCCTGACGTCCGTTAGTCTAGACCTCCAGCGAGGTGAAATTCTTGGATTACTGGGCCCCTCCGGCTGTGGCAAAACTACCCTTTTACGCTTGATTGCGGGTTTAGAGCGGCCCGATAGTGGCAGGATGATCATGGGCGATCGCATTATCTCAGATACCCATACCTATATTCCGCCGGAACACCGCCGTTTAGGGATGGTCTTTCAGGATTTTGCCCTCTTCCCCCATTTAACCATTGCCCAAAATATCGCTTTTGGCTTGCAGCAACAACGACTGAAGCCCTCAATTATTCGGGAGCAGGTGGCAGCGGTCTTGGGGTTGGTGCGTCTTCAGGGATTGGAGAAGCGTTATCCCCATGAACTATCGGGGGGGCAGCAACAGCGGGTGGCCCTGGCCCGGGCCCTAGCTCCCCAACCGGATTTAATTTTATTAGATGAACCCCTCAGTAATTTAGATGCCCAAGTACGGCTGGAATTGCGGGAAGAGTTGCGGGCAATTTTGAAACGGGCCGGAATCACCACCATTTTTGTTACCCATGATCAAGAAGAAGCCCTGAGTATGTCCGATCGCCTTGCGGTCATGCGCCAAGGGAAGGTGGAGCAGTTGGGAACCCCGGAGGATATCTATCGCTATCCGGCATCCCGCTTTGTGGCGGGGTTTGTTAGTCAGGCTAATTTTATCCCTGCCGCCGTTGAGGGCGATCTCCTTCAAACGGATGTGGGGGCGTTTTGCCTATTAACAGAAGCACCGGGTCAGCGGGGGGAAGTAATGATTCGGGAAGAGGATATGGTCTTGGAAGCCAATGAGGAGACGGGCCTGATCATTGCCGATCGCCAATTTTTGGGCCGGGAATATCGCTATTGTCTAGCCACACCCTCTGGCCAAGAACTCCATGCCCGTTTACCCGTTGAATTTTCGTTTCCGGTGGGTACATCCGTGCAAATTTCGGCGGCGGCGGATGCGGTGCGCTTTTTTCCCGTAGATTAG
- the hrcA gene encoding heat-inducible transcriptional repressor HrcA encodes MEIHLNKRQKHVLWATINHYIATAEPVGSKVLAGEYNLNVSSATIRNIMAVLEKGGLLYQPHTSAGRIPSDSGYRIYVDHLVQPAPDVAQQVEHLLNRHLEWGRYRLETILRQAAQLLSDLSGCITLITLPATLGRQIRFIKLVAIAPTRIMVIVVTDNYETQSAVFDLPLEQLQNTDAADAAEPDEAMLDRILNVLSNFLNHHLQGRSLADLSTLDWQDMDREFQQFARLLQNLLVELSEPSPFSDSGSLVMSGLSEVLQQPEFSHLQQVQMLIHLLEDQQDQLYPLIYHSPDAPITIRIGAENPLEPMRACTLVYSSYKRGDTPVGSIGILGPTRMPYGRIIPIVEAAAEYLSGSLTNTNGINGI; translated from the coding sequence ATGGAGATTCATCTCAATAAACGGCAAAAACACGTTCTCTGGGCAACGATCAATCATTACATTGCCACCGCTGAACCCGTTGGCTCCAAGGTCTTGGCAGGAGAATACAACCTAAATGTTAGTTCTGCCACGATTCGCAATATTATGGCTGTCCTGGAAAAAGGCGGCCTGTTATACCAACCCCATACCTCTGCGGGCCGTATCCCCTCCGACTCCGGCTATCGTATCTATGTTGATCATTTAGTCCAGCCTGCTCCCGACGTTGCCCAACAGGTGGAGCATCTCTTAAATCGTCATTTAGAGTGGGGCCGCTATCGCCTAGAAACCATCCTGCGCCAAGCTGCCCAACTACTCTCGGACTTGAGTGGCTGCATTACCCTGATTACCCTACCCGCCACCCTGGGTCGTCAGATTCGCTTCATCAAATTGGTGGCGATCGCCCCGACCCGGATCATGGTCATTGTTGTTACCGATAACTATGAAACCCAGTCCGCTGTTTTTGATCTTCCCCTAGAGCAACTCCAAAATACTGATGCTGCCGACGCTGCTGAACCCGATGAAGCTATGCTCGATCGCATCCTGAATGTTCTCTCAAATTTTCTCAATCACCACCTCCAGGGCCGCTCTTTGGCGGATCTATCTACCTTGGATTGGCAGGATATGGATCGGGAATTTCAACAGTTTGCCCGCCTACTGCAAAACCTACTCGTCGAACTCAGTGAACCCAGTCCCTTTAGTGACAGCGGCTCCCTTGTCATGAGTGGTCTCTCAGAAGTCCTACAACAGCCGGAGTTCTCCCACCTGCAACAGGTACAAATGCTGATCCATCTCCTAGAGGATCAACAAGATCAACTCTACCCCCTTATTTACCATTCCCCCGATGCCCCGATCACCATTCGCATTGGCGCGGAAAATCCCCTGGAGCCAATGCGGGCCTGTACCCTGGTCTATTCCAGTTATAAGCGCGGTGACACCCCCGTCGGTAGTATTGGCATCCTGGGCCCCACCCGTATGCCCTACGGCCGGATTATTCCCATCGTCGAGGCGGCAGCGGAGTATTTATCGGGAAGCCTAACCAACACTAATGGGATTAATGGGATATAG